A single Xylanimonas cellulosilytica DSM 15894 DNA region contains:
- a CDS encoding DUF368 domain-containing protein has translation MDWFIRVVKGVIISLGFILPGVSGGVLAAILGLYERMLRFLANFRRRFRVDFPFFLPVGIGGVLGLGLLSSPLAFAIEHWRVPVMWAFAGAILGTVPALWRTAAERLDGRPGRDGTDWAWLVGTFVVAIAGLYLLPFATGSVPANFGGFMLAGGLIALGVLVPGLSPSNLLIILGLLQPMLQRFGREGEFGLVDALTTLVAVAIGAIVVLAAFSKLMERVLDRFHSRVFHFIIGFVLASTVLILVPTPSGSVLHGTEDAMTYEGATGTTILVAAVLFLAGLALGLWMAMLEGKYKTVEAEV, from the coding sequence GTCAAGGGCGTCATCATCTCGCTCGGCTTCATCCTGCCGGGCGTCTCGGGCGGCGTGCTCGCGGCCATCCTCGGCCTGTACGAGCGGATGCTGCGCTTCCTCGCCAACTTCCGCCGCCGCTTCCGGGTCGACTTCCCGTTCTTCCTGCCGGTCGGCATCGGTGGCGTGCTGGGCCTCGGCCTGCTGTCGAGCCCGCTGGCGTTCGCCATCGAGCACTGGCGGGTGCCCGTCATGTGGGCGTTCGCCGGCGCGATCCTCGGGACCGTCCCCGCCCTGTGGCGTACGGCCGCCGAACGCCTCGACGGCCGTCCGGGCCGTGACGGGACGGACTGGGCCTGGCTCGTCGGCACGTTCGTCGTCGCGATCGCGGGCCTGTACCTGCTGCCGTTCGCCACGGGCTCCGTCCCGGCGAACTTCGGCGGCTTCATGCTCGCGGGCGGTCTCATCGCGCTCGGCGTCCTCGTCCCGGGACTGTCGCCGTCCAACCTGCTGATCATCCTGGGCCTGCTCCAGCCGATGCTGCAGCGCTTCGGCCGCGAGGGCGAGTTCGGCCTGGTCGACGCCCTGACCACGCTCGTGGCCGTCGCGATCGGTGCGATCGTCGTGCTGGCGGCGTTCTCGAAGCTCATGGAACGCGTGCTGGACCGGTTCCACTCCCGCGTCTTCCACTTCATCATCGGCTTCGTCCTGGCCTCGACGGTGCTCATCCTCGTCCCGACGCCGTCGGGCTCGGTGCTGCACGGCACCGAGGACGCGATGACGTACGAGGGTGCGACGGGAACGACGATCCTGGTGGCCGCCGTGTTGTTCCTCGCAGGCCTTGCGCTGGGCCTGTGGATGGCGATGCTGGAGGGGAAGTACAAGACCGTCGAAGCAGAGGTGTGA